A single genomic interval of Bacteroidales bacterium harbors:
- a CDS encoding amidohydrolase family protein, giving the protein MILLKNATFIDYKTLEIKQTNILAEEGIEGRISFSGNADVKGAEVIDCTGKIVTKSFAVGHHHVYSALARGMGAPKKNPENFYEILKYVWWTLDKSLDKDMIEASALATAIACAKAGSTFAIDHHASPNFIEGSLDIIANAFDRVGVSHLLCYEITDRDGLEKAEQGLAETENYLKNNQALVGLHASFTVGNKSMKKAADLMQKYNSGFHIHVAEDRYDQDHSLINYGKRVIERLDDYGVLNSSKTILGHCLHLSDNEKKLIKNSKAYVVQNTESNLNNNVGYFNAKDLGNNLLLGTDGMHSDMLRSAQQAFFVGQGFDTIDYPGVYQRFRNVHNYLAENSFAGDGENNLVVMDYQSPTPLTKDNFLGHFVFGFNSNDVQHVISNGKLIVKNRIIQNVNESEIMQFAQEQSLRLWSSMRN; this is encoded by the coding sequence ATGATACTCTTAAAAAACGCAACATTTATAGATTATAAAACCCTGGAAATTAAACAAACCAATATTCTTGCAGAAGAAGGAATTGAAGGAAGAATAAGCTTTTCCGGAAATGCAGATGTTAAGGGTGCTGAAGTGATAGATTGCACCGGTAAAATTGTTACGAAATCTTTTGCAGTCGGGCATCATCATGTTTATTCAGCATTAGCAAGAGGCATGGGGGCTCCGAAAAAAAATCCCGAGAATTTCTATGAAATCCTAAAATATGTTTGGTGGACTCTGGATAAATCCTTGGATAAGGACATGATTGAAGCAAGTGCATTGGCTACGGCAATTGCATGTGCAAAGGCAGGTTCTACATTTGCCATTGACCATCATGCATCGCCAAATTTTATTGAAGGCTCTTTGGATATCATCGCAAATGCATTCGACAGAGTGGGGGTGAGTCACCTTTTATGTTATGAAATAACAGATCGTGACGGACTTGAAAAAGCAGAACAAGGACTTGCAGAAACAGAAAATTATCTTAAAAACAACCAAGCTCTTGTTGGTTTGCATGCTTCTTTCACCGTAGGAAACAAAAGCATGAAAAAAGCTGCTGATTTAATGCAAAAATATAATTCCGGTTTTCACATCCATGTTGCCGAAGACCGTTACGACCAAGACCATTCATTAATCAATTACGGCAAAAGGGTTATTGAACGATTGGATGATTACGGTGTTTTAAATTCATCAAAAACAATACTTGGGCATTGCTTGCACCTTTCTGATAATGAAAAAAAACTGATTAAAAACTCAAAAGCTTATGTGGTTCAAAACACAGAAAGTAATTTAAATAATAATGTAGGCTATTTTAATGCAAAAGATTTAGGAAACAACTTATTATTAGGCACTGACGGAATGCACAGTGATATGCTGCGTTCGGCACAACAAGCCTTTTTTGTAGGTCAAGGTTTCGACACAATTGATTACCCCGGTGTTTATCAACGTTTTCGTAATGTACATAACTATCTTGCAGAAAATAGCTTTGCAGGCGACGGAGAAAACAACCTGGTTGTGATGGATTATCAATCGCCCACACCACTTACAAAAGATAATTTTCTCGGTCATTTTGTGTTCGGGTTTAACTCAAACGATGTTCAGCACGTTATTTCAAACGGTAAATTAATTGTTAAAAACAGAATTATCCAAAATGTGAATGAAAGCGAAATAATGCAATTTGCACAAGAACAATCTTTGCGTCTTTGGAGTTCAATGAGAAATTAA
- a CDS encoding DUF86 domain-containing protein, translating into MIQTIDKIFDYISEFSNADEFVKDEKSFDAVLMNFIALGETTLKFSESFKNTNSYVEWYKI; encoded by the coding sequence ATGATACAAACAATCGATAAGATTTTTGATTATATATCTGAATTTAGTAATGCAGACGAGTTTGTAAAAGATGAAAAAAGTTTTGATGCAGTTTTAATGAATTTTATTGCTCTTGGAGAAACTACTTTAAAGTTTAGTGAGAGTTTTAAAAATACAAATAGTTATGTTGAATGGTATAAAATATAA
- the hydA gene encoding dihydropyrimidinase — protein sequence MRLLIKNGIIVTSERTFKSDILIKGGFISEISENISNIENAEIINAEDKYIFPGGIDPHVHMHLPTPAGYSADDFYTGSKAALFGGTTTIIDFVTPRKAQSLIEALNERKKEAENSVIDYSFHVSPVDWHKNIENEIEEVIKAGITSFKVYTAYKNSIGLEDDVLLKVMKTVADAGGIITVHAENGDEIEELRNAYAEQNKLSPEYHALSRPNRSESEAVKKVIAFAEQTNCIVYIVHVSTKESVEYIKEAQKKGVNVYGETCPQYLLLDDSKLKGKFEETAKFVFSPPLRKKEDNNALWNALKDKTIQTVGTDHCPFTFEQKKQGENDFRKIPNGAGGVEHRLSLLYTYGVLENKINLNEFVALTSTNAAKIFGLYPKKGEIAIGSDADIIIWDKEAESVISAKKHHQNCDLNIFESAIIKGKTEFILLKGNIVFKNNQLSLQKANKGNFLKR from the coding sequence ATGCGACTTTTAATTAAAAACGGTATAATTGTAACTTCCGAAAGAACTTTTAAATCGGATATTTTAATTAAAGGCGGCTTTATTTCAGAAATATCTGAAAATATTTCAAATATTGAAAACGCAGAGATTATTAATGCCGAAGATAAATATATTTTTCCCGGCGGAATTGACCCACATGTTCATATGCACCTTCCTACACCGGCAGGATATTCAGCCGATGATTTCTATACAGGAAGCAAAGCCGCTCTTTTTGGCGGAACAACTACAATAATTGATTTTGTTACTCCCCGAAAAGCTCAAAGTCTGATTGAAGCATTAAATGAAAGAAAAAAAGAAGCCGAAAATTCTGTTATTGATTACAGTTTCCATGTTTCCCCTGTTGATTGGCACAAGAATATAGAAAACGAAATTGAAGAAGTAATTAAAGCAGGCATAACTTCTTTTAAAGTTTATACGGCATATAAAAACAGCATCGGTTTGGAAGATGATGTTTTATTAAAAGTTATGAAAACTGTTGCAGATGCCGGCGGAATTATTACCGTTCATGCCGAAAATGGTGATGAGATTGAAGAATTAAGAAATGCTTATGCCGAACAAAATAAACTTAGCCCGGAATATCATGCCTTGTCAAGACCGAACAGAAGTGAATCCGAAGCGGTAAAAAAAGTAATTGCATTTGCCGAGCAAACAAATTGTATTGTTTATATTGTTCATGTATCGACCAAAGAGTCAGTAGAATACATTAAAGAAGCACAAAAAAAAGGTGTAAATGTATATGGTGAAACTTGTCCGCAATACCTTTTGCTTGACGATTCAAAATTAAAAGGGAAATTTGAAGAAACTGCAAAATTTGTTTTCAGTCCGCCTTTAAGAAAAAAGGAAGATAATAATGCTCTTTGGAATGCTTTAAAAGATAAAACAATTCAAACTGTAGGTACAGATCATTGCCCTTTTACATTTGAGCAAAAAAAACAAGGAGAAAATGATTTCAGAAAAATACCCAACGGAGCCGGTGGTGTTGAGCACAGATTGTCTTTACTTTACACTTACGGTGTTCTTGAAAATAAAATTAACCTGAATGAATTTGTTGCTTTAACATCAACAAATGCCGCAAAAATCTTTGGGTTATACCCTAAGAAAGGAGAAATTGCAATAGGTTCCGATGCCGATATTATTATTTGGGATAAAGAAGCGGAAAGTGTTATTTCTGCAAAAAAACATCATCAAAATTGTGATTTGAATATTTTTGAATCTGCAATAATAAAGGGTAAAACCGAGTTTATTTTATTAAAAGGTAATATTGTTTTTAAAAATAATCAATTATCTTTACAAAAAGCAAATAAAGGAAACTTTTTAAAACGATAA
- a CDS encoding ankyrin repeat domain-containing protein — MKKIYFSIIVLILLGSCIRTSSKNNKDEKIVNLSDILNSEISDTDYHPKDTIDFDKIKISEDSLDLALFNLITEYEKYSETKFIENIEILINKGANPDAVIEYQYSIRKAGTYIPIIKHFYRNRYRTYSDNSTPFLEAINTSKYNVVKKMIELKANVNAPSKNKIFPIDVALSVDNKKIINLLLESGCKVEYANLSGCKNIDVLEKMVELGADNETIDINFALENEQLLKRVLNLKPNVNNSEFDYKILFGNEKILDILLEAGLNNTSTGKFPDRDPLIFGAIKYGDVNTIKKLQNAGVNIMYREDRSTADYPFLEVIKSKNVDLIKFYIEQGANPNEKEWTKKSALMFAVYTDNDEIVKLLIDAGANLEYSGYFNKTALMQAIDYNKYISAQVLIDAGANVNFKNEYHESCLSMAIAEANFPMIKLLIDNGANPKIMFKKMNMAEYAKSVDAANMIIDYLEKLQ, encoded by the coding sequence ATGAAGAAAATATATTTTTCAATAATAGTTTTGATATTGTTAGGTTCTTGTATAAGAACAAGTTCTAAAAATAATAAAGATGAGAAAATTGTAAATTTATCAGATATATTAAATTCCGAAATTTCAGATACAGATTATCATCCGAAAGATACAATTGATTTTGACAAAATTAAAATTTCGGAAGATTCATTAGATTTAGCATTATTTAATTTGATTACGGAATATGAAAAGTATTCAGAAACAAAGTTTATTGAGAATATTGAGATTCTTATCAATAAAGGAGCAAATCCTGATGCCGTAATAGAATATCAGTATTCGATAAGAAAAGCAGGAACTTATATTCCGATTATTAAACATTTTTACAGAAACAGATACAGAACTTATTCAGATAATTCAACTCCTTTTTTAGAAGCAATAAACACAAGCAAATATAATGTAGTTAAAAAAATGATTGAATTGAAAGCAAATGTAAATGCCCCTTCAAAGAATAAAATATTTCCGATTGATGTTGCATTAAGTGTTGATAATAAGAAAATTATAAATCTTCTTTTAGAATCCGGATGTAAAGTTGAATATGCAAATTTATCAGGTTGTAAAAATATTGATGTGTTAGAAAAGATGGTTGAACTTGGTGCAGATAATGAAACAATTGATATTAATTTTGCCTTAGAAAATGAGCAATTATTAAAACGTGTATTGAACTTAAAGCCTAATGTTAATAATTCTGAATTTGATTACAAAATATTATTCGGAAATGAAAAAATTCTTGATATACTTCTTGAAGCAGGCTTGAATAATACTTCAACAGGGAAATTTCCTGACAGAGATCCGTTAATATTCGGAGCAATAAAATACGGAGATGTTAATACAATAAAGAAACTGCAAAATGCAGGAGTTAACATTATGTACAGGGAAGACAGATCGACAGCCGATTATCCTTTTTTAGAAGTTATTAAAAGCAAAAATGTTGATTTAATTAAATTTTATATAGAGCAGGGTGCAAACCCTAACGAAAAAGAATGGACAAAAAAATCAGCTTTAATGTTTGCGGTATATACAGATAATGATGAAATTGTGAAATTATTAATTGATGCCGGAGCAAATTTGGAGTATTCGGGGTATTTTAATAAAACGGCTTTAATGCAAGCAATTGATTATAATAAATATATTTCTGCACAAGTTTTGATTGATGCCGGAGCAAATGTTAACTTTAAAAATGAATATCACGAATCTTGTTTAAGCATGGCAATTGCAGAGGCAAATTTCCCTATGATAAAACTTCTTATTGACAACGGTGCAAACCCGAAAATAATGTTTAAAAAAATGAATATGGCTGAATATGCCAAAAGCGTTGATGCTGCCAATATGATTATTGATTATTTGGAAAAACTGCAATAA
- a CDS encoding nucleotidyltransferase domain-containing protein yields MLTKEEILYFFSLNKEMFKEKYNVIKLGIFGSFARDEQNETSDIDILIEMELDTEEIFEKKQEIKKILKQKYNREIDLCRERSIKPIFKTFILNEVIYV; encoded by the coding sequence ATGTTAACAAAAGAAGAAATATTATATTTTTTTTCTTTGAACAAAGAAATGTTCAAAGAAAAGTATAATGTTATTAAACTTGGTATTTTCGGTTCATTTGCAAGAGATGAACAAAATGAAACAAGTGATATAGATATTTTGATTGAAATGGAATTAGATACTGAAGAAATATTTGAAAAAAAACAAGAAATAAAAAAAATATTAAAACAAAAGTATAACCGAGAGATTGATTTATGCAGAGAGCGTTCAATTAAACCTATTTTTAAAACCTTCATTTTAAACGAAGTAATCTATGTCTAA
- a CDS encoding ParA family protein, producing MNRIISVSNHKGGVGKTTSVVNIGAGLASHGRKVLLIDLDPQANLTISYGLSESENHIYDAYTNGNGLKPISVRENIDMIPASSNLAIAEIELKSEENKENSIAKLIEPLKGKYDYIIIDCPPSLGLLTLNAFAASTEVIIPIQPHFLAVKGLAKIIEVVNNIKANVNRKVEISGVFVTMFDKRKILHKDVLDTIVMYFDDRVFKTKVRTNIALAEAPAVGQDIFEYDNNSNGAFDYRRIVQEVIDMEEKFGN from the coding sequence ATGAACAGAATAATATCAGTAAGTAACCATAAAGGCGGTGTAGGAAAAACAACAAGTGTTGTTAATATTGGTGCAGGATTGGCATCGCACGGAAGAAAAGTGCTGTTAATTGATTTAGATCCGCAGGCAAATTTAACAATAAGTTACGGGCTTTCAGAATCAGAAAATCATATTTATGATGCATACACTAACGGAAACGGTTTAAAGCCGATTTCTGTCAGGGAAAATATTGATATGATTCCTGCATCATCCAATTTAGCTATTGCCGAAATAGAATTAAAATCTGAAGAAAATAAGGAAAATTCTATTGCAAAATTAATTGAACCCTTAAAAGGCAAATATGATTACATCATTATTGATTGTCCGCCTTCGTTAGGTTTACTTACATTAAATGCATTTGCAGCTTCAACGGAAGTAATCATTCCGATACAACCGCATTTTCTGGCAGTAAAAGGTTTAGCTAAAATTATTGAAGTTGTAAATAACATAAAAGCAAATGTGAACAGAAAAGTTGAAATAAGCGGTGTTTTCGTAACAATGTTTGATAAACGAAAAATTCTTCATAAAGATGTTTTAGACACAATTGTTATGTATTTCGACGACAGAGTTTTTAAAACAAAAGTAAGAACAAATATTGCTTTGGCGGAAGCACCTGCCGTAGGTCAAGATATTTTTGAATACGACAACAACAGTAACGGAGCATTTGACTACAGAAGAATTGTACAAGAAGTTATTGATATGGAAGAAAAATTCGGTAACTAA
- a CDS encoding tetratricopeptide repeat protein, whose amino-acid sequence MFYSGLKQILILISLFCLLIPVYSQNNNIADSLLNKLNKTKVDTDKVNILNELSWLYNKSDFQKAYTFADSALKLSQKISFNSGIALSYTHKAYAQIRLGKPDDALININKSLAVYEILKDKVNIAKNLTTISQIYYGKQDYDKAVEYTEKSIEIRKQNNILKDTEINYMILGVIYTEQGKYTEALEMLFISVDNCEKNSNKNSLASNYNNIAIVYRKLNDSESAIEYYNKALDIYKNLNNIYGELKILNNLAVIYEKDKNLEKAKEYYSKALEYSKKVNFPKGIAMTLSNLAGINISEKKYNEANEKLDESINIYSTINDNYGVTNVNLLKGQIYFETGNYETALIYTEKAYNKAKKIGLLKHESEAALQLSKVYEKMLNFKKSLKYYHEFYKTNDSIFNIENSKITEEMKNRFEVENNKKELTIKNQKITLLENQKKINSVKNIAYISVIILIFIFILFTVIFYKNKIKRKNELIEKNKKINDIEKKALQIEIEAKEFKTKQLEHEIEYKNKELQTFAHYIIDKNDFIIKIQKNIKDIQKNLSVNSHKHLQSILIDINNKIQAVKENEEFLAHVDHINSNFYYKLKNTYPDISENEQRLASLLKIGLSSKEIASILHITSKSVDTNRYRLRKKLNLHQDVNLNIFFRNL is encoded by the coding sequence ATGTTTTATTCCGGATTAAAGCAAATACTTATTTTAATATCTTTATTTTGTTTGCTGATACCGGTATATTCTCAAAACAATAACATAGCTGACAGTTTATTAAACAAACTAAACAAAACAAAAGTTGATACTGATAAAGTTAATATTCTTAACGAATTAAGCTGGTTGTATAATAAATCTGACTTTCAAAAAGCATATACTTTTGCAGACAGTGCATTAAAACTTTCACAAAAAATATCATTTAATTCAGGGATTGCTCTTTCATATACACATAAAGCCTATGCTCAAATACGCCTCGGGAAACCTGATGATGCCCTCATAAATATAAATAAATCTTTGGCTGTTTATGAAATTCTTAAAGACAAGGTAAATATTGCAAAAAATTTAACTACAATCTCTCAAATTTATTACGGAAAACAAGATTATGATAAAGCTGTTGAATATACTGAAAAATCAATTGAAATTCGAAAACAGAACAATATTTTAAAAGACACCGAAATAAACTATATGATACTCGGCGTAATTTATACCGAACAAGGGAAATATACCGAAGCACTGGAAATGCTGTTTATTTCTGTTGATAATTGTGAGAAAAACAGTAATAAAAACAGTTTAGCAAGTAATTATAATAATATAGCAATAGTTTACAGAAAATTAAACGACAGCGAATCTGCAATTGAATACTACAATAAAGCACTTGATATATACAAAAACCTTAACAATATATACGGTGAGCTTAAAATATTAAATAATTTAGCTGTTATTTATGAAAAAGATAAAAATCTTGAAAAAGCAAAAGAGTATTACTCAAAAGCATTAGAATACAGCAAAAAAGTGAATTTCCCGAAAGGAATTGCAATGACACTCTCTAATTTGGCAGGAATTAATATATCAGAAAAAAAATATAACGAAGCAAATGAAAAATTGGACGAATCAATTAATATTTATTCGACAATAAATGACAATTACGGAGTAACTAATGTCAATTTGCTGAAAGGTCAAATTTATTTTGAAACAGGGAATTATGAAACTGCTTTAATTTATACCGAAAAAGCATATAATAAAGCAAAAAAAATAGGACTGCTTAAACATGAATCAGAAGCTGCTCTTCAACTTTCAAAAGTTTATGAAAAGATGTTAAATTTTAAGAAATCTCTTAAATATTATCACGAGTTTTATAAAACAAATGACAGTATCTTTAACATTGAAAACTCAAAGATTACAGAAGAAATGAAAAACAGATTTGAAGTTGAAAACAATAAAAAAGAACTAACCATTAAAAATCAAAAAATAACATTACTGGAAAATCAGAAAAAAATAAATTCTGTCAAGAACATTGCTTATATTTCTGTAATTATACTAATCTTTATTTTTATTTTATTTACCGTCATTTTCTATAAAAACAAAATAAAACGAAAAAATGAACTGATTGAGAAAAACAAAAAGATTAATGATATTGAAAAAAAAGCACTTCAAATAGAAATTGAAGCAAAAGAATTCAAAACAAAACAACTTGAACATGAAATTGAATATAAAAATAAAGAACTCCAAACTTTTGCTCATTACATCATTGACAAAAATGACTTTATTATAAAAATTCAAAAAAATATAAAAGATATTCAAAAAAACCTTTCGGTAAATTCACATAAACATTTGCAATCAATTCTGATAGACATTAATAATAAAATTCAAGCAGTAAAAGAAAACGAAGAATTTTTAGCCCATGTTGACCATATTAACAGTAACTTTTATTACAAACTAAAAAATACATATCCCGACATTTCTGAAAACGAACAACGTTTGGCATCACTTCTTAAAATTGGCTTATCTTCAAAAGAAATCGCTTCAATTCTTCATATTACATCAAAAAGTGTAGATACAAATAGGTATCGTTTAAGAAAAAAGCTTAATTTACATCAAGATGTTAATCTGAATATATTCTTCCGAAATTTGTAA
- a CDS encoding T9SS type A sorting domain-containing protein: MKNLVLIILIFIGISDTVAINTPTQSSPASGTVNLHTNTVLWINQVTGATEYDYLLDTVPTYDSPALRTKTHSSSFGGWTTNDLFYGKTYYWKIRARNTTDTSAWSSTWTFTTHSIGVSQSSPASNALQMDLSLVLWINRLGSENYDYQLDTVPTFDSPDLQEYTHTDVYGGQTVNDLRYGKKYYWRVRGRNSSDTSNWTGTWNFTTKNYGVTLQSPYNNTTNIDPQISLFINKVTGSENYDYQLDTVSTFDSPNLKEFSHTSSYSGWAVSDLRYGQKYYWRARGRNSSDTSNWTGTWNFTTKNYGVTLQSPYNNTTNIDPQISLFINKVTGSENYDYQLDTVSTFDSPNLKEFSHTSSYSGWAVSDLRYGQKYYWRARGRNSSDTSNWTGTWNFTTKNYGVTLQSPYNNTTSIPPLIALFINKVTGSDNYDYQLDTLSTFDSPDLQEFSHTNSYSGWSVSDLRYNKKYYWRARGRNDTDTSGWTGTWNFTTKVYGATPSSPASGSISISTNTTLWLNKVTGSDNYDYQIDTSLNFNSPLLAEYTHSSTYSGIGISLTRYGQKYYWRVRGRNDTDTSRWSSAWNLTTFFELTESPVLIAPANGSIGITYSSVSLDWNSIASVSSYQYEVSTSNDFSALIKSGTTSLTDRTITGLDPNTVYYWRIRGENSNGFSPWSEVWSFTTETTTMTAPVLISPANSATNISSTSIDFSWQSVFGANEYIFEISQDNTFTTGVTTQNISNTSNNLVALNENTTYYWRVASTDGYTTSSWSDVWNFTTEGTLLAPSLISPSDNATNQLTDITLSWSAVTNAASYEYQYSTDNSFSTYISGTTNNTDFLISGLNNNTTYYWKVNATDGTNYSAWSEIWSFTTENNSKVGNINNINTDIYPNPADNVFNIKSDIVIDYINITDISGKEVYSSKKADKEFTIQTNNFTEGIYIIKLFYSDKREVKKIIITH, translated from the coding sequence ATGAAAAACCTTGTGCTTATAATACTAATCTTTATCGGAATATCTGACACGGTTGCCATAAATACTCCGACACAAAGTTCGCCTGCAAGCGGAACAGTCAATTTACACACAAATACAGTTTTGTGGATTAATCAAGTAACCGGTGCAACAGAGTACGACTATTTGCTTGATACTGTACCGACTTATGATTCACCCGCATTAAGAACAAAAACTCATTCAAGTTCATTCGGCGGATGGACTACAAACGACCTTTTTTACGGAAAAACCTACTACTGGAAAATCAGAGCAAGAAACACAACAGATACATCTGCATGGTCGTCAACTTGGACTTTTACGACACACAGCATCGGAGTATCACAAAGTTCGCCGGCAAGCAATGCCTTACAGATGGATTTAAGCTTAGTTTTGTGGATAAACAGATTAGGTTCTGAAAATTATGACTATCAGTTAGATACTGTTCCTACATTTGATTCTCCCGATTTACAGGAATACACACATACAGATGTTTACGGAGGACAAACCGTAAATGACTTAAGATACGGAAAGAAATATTATTGGCGTGTAAGAGGAAGAAATAGTTCTGATACTTCAAATTGGACAGGAACTTGGAATTTTACTACTAAAAATTACGGGGTAACACTGCAAAGCCCGTATAATAACACTACAAATATAGATCCTCAGATATCTTTGTTCATCAATAAAGTAACAGGTTCTGAAAACTATGACTACCAATTAGATACTGTTTCAACATTTGACTCGCCGAACTTAAAGGAATTTTCACATACAAGCTCATACAGCGGTTGGGCAGTTTCCGACTTAAGATACGGACAAAAATACTATTGGCGAGCAAGGGGAAGAAATAGTTCTGATACTTCAAATTGGACAGGAACTTGGAATTTTACTACTAAAAATTACGGAGTAACACTGCAAAGCCCGTATAATAACACTACAAATATAGATCCTCAAATATCTTTGTTCATTAATAAAGTTACAGGCTCTGAAAACTATGACTACCAATTAGATACTGTTTCAACATTTGACTCGCCGAATTTAAAGGAATTTTCGCACACAAGCTCATACAGCGGTTGGGCAGTTTCTGATTTAAGATACGGACAAAAATATTATTGGCGAGCAAGGGGAAGAAATAGTTCTGATACATCAAATTGGACAGGAACATGGAATTTTACTACTAAAAATTACGGGGTAACACTGCAAAGCCCGTATAATAACACTACAAGCATACCGCCATTGATTGCATTATTTATAAATAAAGTAACAGGTTCAGATAACTATGATTATCAACTGGATACCCTGTCAACTTTCGATTCTCCGGACTTACAAGAATTTTCACATACAAACTCATACAGCGGTTGGTCTGTTTCTGACTTAAGATATAACAAAAAATACTATTGGAGAGCGAGAGGAAGAAATGATACTGATACATCCGGTTGGACAGGAACATGGAACTTTACCACTAAGGTTTACGGTGCAACACCATCCTCACCTGCAAGCGGATCTATAAGCATATCAACAAATACCACATTATGGTTGAATAAAGTAACAGGAAGTGATAATTATGATTATCAAATTGATACAAGTTTAAACTTCAATTCTCCTTTACTTGCGGAATATACGCATTCAAGCACTTACAGCGGAATAGGTATCAGTTTAACACGTTACGGTCAAAAATACTACTGGCGAGTAAGGGGAAGAAATGATACTGATACTTCACGATGGTCATCTGCTTGGAACTTGACAACTTTCTTTGAACTTACAGAATCTCCGGTATTAATTGCTCCTGCAAACGGAAGTATTGGTATTACTTACAGTTCTGTTTCTTTAGATTGGAACTCAATTGCAAGTGTTAGTTCATATCAATATGAAGTAAGTACAAGCAATGATTTTTCTGCACTTATTAAAAGCGGAACAACATCTTTAACTGATCGTACAATAACCGGCTTAGACCCTAACACAGTTTACTATTGGCGTATCAGAGGTGAAAATTCTAACGGATTCTCTCCTTGGTCAGAAGTATGGAGTTTTACGACGGAAACAACCACAATGACAGCTCCTGTTTTAATAAGCCCTGCTAATTCCGCTACGAATATTTCTTCAACTTCAATTGACTTTTCATGGCAAAGCGTATTCGGTGCAAATGAATATATTTTTGAAATTTCACAAGATAATACATTTACAACAGGTGTTACGACTCAAAATATTTCAAACACATCAAATAATTTAGTCGCACTTAACGAAAACACGACTTATTATTGGCGTGTTGCTTCAACTGACGGTTATACAACAAGTTCGTGGAGTGACGTTTGGAATTTTACGACAGAAGGAACTTTACTTGCTCCTTCATTAATCAGCCCTTCAGATAATGCAACAAATCAATTAACAGATATTACACTTAGTTGGAGTGCCGTTACAAATGCTGCAAGTTATGAATATCAATACAGTACGGACAATAGTTTTTCAACATACATCAGCGGAACAACAAACAATACCGATTTCTTAATAAGCGGCTTAAACAATAATACAACCTACTACTGGAAAGTAAATGCAACTGACGGAACAAACTATTCTGCTTGGAGTGAAATATGGAGTTTTACAACTGAAAATAACAGTAAAGTAGGTAATATAAACAATATTAACACAGATATATATCCGAACCCTGCCGATAATGTATTTAATATAAAATCTGATATCGTTATTGATTATATAAATATTACAGATATTTCAGGAAAAGAGGTTTATTCGAGCAAAAAAGCCGATAAAGAATTTACCATTCAAACAAACAACTTTACGGAAGGAATTTATATTATTAAATTATTTTATTCGGATAAAAGAGAAGTTAAAAAGATTATTATTACACATTAA